A genome region from Phocoena sinus isolate mPhoSin1 chromosome 16, mPhoSin1.pri, whole genome shotgun sequence includes the following:
- the CDHR1 gene encoding cadherin-related family member 1 isoform X5, whose protein sequence is MVRVPDKPSPAGAHGRRWPWAPVGALGSGTGALACPRVGQTRDHAGAELSLRVFGCPLFCVLFLAQANFAPYFFDNGVGSTNGNMALFSLPEDTPVGSHVYTLNGTDPEGDPVSYHISFDPSARSVFSVDPNFGNITLIEELDREREDEIEAIVSISDGLNLVAEKVTILVTDANDEAPRFIQEPYIVQVPEDTPAGSSIAKVRAVDRDTGSGGSVTYFLKNPHSTKFSVDRHSGVLRLQAGATLDYEKASAHFIAVVAKDGGGRLRGASVVLSATTTVTVNVEDVQDMAPVFVGTPYYGYVYQDTLPGSEVLTVVAMDGDRGKPNRVLYSLVNGSDGAFEINETSGAISITQSPAQLRRAVYELHVQVAEVSSAGTPAAQAMAPVTIRIVDLNNHPPTFYGESGPQNRFELSMYEHPPQGEILRGLKITVNDSDQGANAKFNLRLVGPGGIFRVVPQTVLNEAQVTIVVENSATIDFEKFKVLTFKLLAIEVNTPEKFSSTADIVIQLLDTNDNVPKFTSHYYIARIPENAPGGSNVLAVTAVDPDTGPWGEVKYSIYGSGADLFLIHPSSGIIYTQPWASLDAEDTARYNFYVKAEDMEGRYSLAEVFVTLLDVNDHYPQFGKRVQEKTMVLGTPVKIEATDQDAEEPNNLVDYSITHAEPANVFDIDTHTGEIRLKNSIRSLDALHNITPSGDHTWSLEVQAKDRGSPSFSTTALLKIDIIDTEMLSRNPMAAFLMQTKDNPMKAVGVLAGIMAIIVAITVLISTATFWRNKKSNKVLPVRRVLRKRPSPAPRTSGIKWLKFRRTKAADKFVLREDPPNENCNNNSLGSAPPPKVPAPPPPPSVAPSMGPAHWMVPTVSGSLAPQQPHPSPKPKALAKHKAAGRPVQSALVSELRQKFEKKNVHSEAYF, encoded by the exons ATGGTGCGTGTCCCTGACAAGCCGAGCCCAGCCGGAGCCCACGGGAGGAGGTGGCCGTGGGCCCCGGTGGGCGCGCTGGGCTCTGGGACGGGAGCCCTCGCCTGCCCGCGCGTGGGCCAGACGCGCGACCACGCCGGTGCCGAGCTGTCCCTGCGCGTGTTCGGGTGTCCTCTGTTCTGTGTTCTCTTCCTAGCCCAGGCCAACTTCGCCCCCTACTTTTTCGACAACGGGGTGGGCAGCACCAACGGAAACATGGCCCTCTTCAGCCTCCCGGAGGACACTCCTGTGG GCTCTCATGTGTACACCCTGAATGGAACAGACCCCGAGGGAGACCCCGTCTCCTACCACATCAGCTTTGACCCCAGCGCTAGAAGTGTCTTTTCGGTTGACCCCAATTTTGGAAACATAACCCTGATTGAAGAGCTGGACAGAGAG AGGGAGGACGAGATTGAAGCTATTGTCAGCATTTCTGACGGCCTGAATCTG GTGGCGGAAAAAGTCACTATCCTGGTGACTGATGCCAATGACGAGGCACCCAGGTTCATCCAGGAGCCCTACATTGTCCAGGTTCCCGAG GACACACCTGCCGGGAGCAGTATCGCCAAGGTCCGTGCAGTGGACAGGGACACAGGTTCTGGAGGAAGTGTCACCTACTTCCTGAAG AATCCACACTCCACCAAGTTTTCTGTGGACCGCCACAGTGGTGTACTGCGCCTCCAGGCTGGGGCCACCCTGGACTACGAGAAGGCCTCGGCCCACTTCATTGCTGTGGTTGCCAAG GATGGCGGAGGGAGGCTGCGAGGGGCCAGCGTGGTGCTCTCGGCCACCACCACGGTCACAGTCAATGTGGAGGACGTGCAGGACATGGCCCCTGTCTTCGTGGGCACGCCCTACTACGGCTATGTGTACCAGGACACCCTTCCG GGCTCAGAGGTCCTGACCGTCGTCGCCATGGATGGAGATCGCGGCAAACCCAACCGTGTTCTCTACAGCCTCGTGAACG GCAGTGATGGAGCCTTTGAAATTAATGAGACGTCTGGAGCAATCTCCATCACCCAGAGCCCTGCCCAGCTCCGGAGAGCGGTGTATGAGCTGCATGTACAG gtgGCTGAGGTCAGCTCTGCAGGGACCCCAGCTGCCCAGGCCATGGCCCCTGTCACCATCCGGATCGTGGACCTCAACAACCATCCACCGACATTCTATGGAGAGAGTGGACCCCAGAACAGATTTGAGCTGTCCATGTATGAGCACCCGCCCCAGGGGGAGATCCTGCGGGGCCTCAAGATCACTGTCAATGACTCAGACCAG GGAGCCAATGCCAAATTCAACCTGCGGCTGGTGGGACCCGGGGGCATCTTCCGAGTGGTCCCCCAGACGGTCCTGAATGAAGCCCAAGTGACGATCGTTGTAGAGAACTCAGCCACCATTGACTTTGAAAAGTTCAAAGTGTTAACCTTCAAG ctcctggccatCGAAGTGAACACCCCAGAGAAGTTCAGCTCCACAGCGGACATCGTGATCCAGCTCCTGGACACCAATGACAATGTCCCCAAGTTCACCTCCCACTACTACATTGCCAGGATCCCCGAGAATGCCCCAGGGGGCTCCAACGTGTTGGCTGTCACA GCCGTCGATCCAGACACAGGTCCCTGGGGTGAAGTCAAATACTCCATCTATGGATCCGGGGCAGACCT CTTCCTGATCCACCCATCCTCTGGGATCATCTACACCCAGCCCTGGGCCAGCCTGGACGCCGAGGACACTGCCAGGTACAACTTCTACGTGAAGGCAGAGGACATGGAGGGCAGGTACAGCCTAGCCGAGGTGTTCGTCACGCTGCTGGATGTCAATGACCACTACCCCCAGTTTGGAAAGCGCGTCCAGGAGAAGACAATGGTGCTGGGGACCCCAGTCAAAATTGAG GCCACAGACCAGGACGCAGAGGAGCCCAACAACCTGGTGGACTATTCCATCACCCACGCAGAGCCAGCCAACGTGTTCGACATCGATACACACACGGGGGAGATCCGGCTCAAGAACTCCATCCGCTCCCTGGATGCCCTGCACAACATCACACCCAGCGGGGACCACACGTGGTCACTAGAGGTGCAGGCCAAGGACCGCGGCTCCCCATCCTTCAGCACCACGGCCTTGCTCAAGATTGACATCATAGACACTGAG ATGCTGTCCCGAAACCCCATGGCTGCCTTCCTGATGCAGACCAAAGACAACCCCATGAAGGCCGTGGGTGTGCTGGCCGGCATCATGGCCATTATTGTGGCCATAACCGTCCTCATCTCCACCGCCACCTTCTGGCGCAACAAGAAGTCCAACAAGGTCCTGCCGGTGCGGCGTGTGCTCCGCAAGCGGCCCAGCCCTGCACCCCGCACCTCCGGCATCAAGTGGCTCAAGTTCAGAAGGACCAAGGCCGCTGACAAGTTTGTGCTCAGAGAGGATCCTCCCAATGAGAACTGCAACAACAACAGCCTGGGAAGTGCACCGCCCCCCAAAGTCCCCgctccccctccaccacccagcGTGGCACCCAGCATGGGACCAGCCCATTGGATGGTGCCTACAGTCTCTGGCTCACTCGCCCCTCAGCAACCCCATCCATCACCAAAACCCAAGGCCTTGGCAAAACACAAGGCTGCGGGAAGACCCGTCCAGTCAGCTCTGGTCTCTGAGCTCAGGCAAAAGTTTGAGAAGAAGAATGTGCATAGCGAGGCTTACTTCTAG
- the CDHR1 gene encoding cadherin-related family member 1 isoform X3 gives MVRVPDKPSPAGAHGRRWPWAPVGALGSGTGALACPRVGQTRDHAGAELSLRVFGCPLFCVLFLAQANFAPYFFDNGVGSTNGNMALFSLPEDTPVGSHVYTLNGTDPEGDPVSYHISFDPSARSVFSVDPNFGNITLIEELDREREDEIEAIVSISDGLNLVAEKVTILVTDANDEAPRFIQEPYIVQVPEDTPAGSSIAKVRAVDRDTGSGGSVTYFLKNPHSTKFSVDRHSGVLRLQAGATLDYEKASAHFIAVVAKDGGGRLRGASVVLSATTTVTVNVEDVQDMAPVFVGTPYYGYVYQDTLPMLAAEWCRRAQNEGERKAGLLTWGLQGSEVLTVVAMDGDRGKPNRVLYSLVNGSDGAFEINETSGAISITQSPAQLRRAVYELHVQVAEVSSAGTPAAQAMAPVTIRIVDLNNHPPTFYGESGPQNRFELSMYEHPPQGEILRGLKITVNDSDQGANAKFNLRLVGPGGIFRVVPQTVLNEAQVTIVVENSATIDFEKFKVLTFKLLAIEVNTPEKFSSTADIVIQLLDTNDNVPKFTSHYYIARIPENAPGGSNVLAVTAVDPDTGPWGEVKYSIYGSGADLFLIHPSSGIIYTQPWASLDAEDTARYNFYVKAEDMEGRYSLAEVFVTLLDVNDHYPQFGKRVQEKTMVLGTPVKIEATDQDAEEPNNLVDYSITHAEPANVFDIDTHTGEIRLKNSIRSLDALHNITPSGDHTWSLEVQAKDRGSPSFSTTALLKIDIIDTEMLSRNPMAAFLMQTKDNPMKAVGVLAGIMAIIVAITVLISTATFWRNKKSNKVLPVRRVLRKRPSPAPRTSGIKWLKFRRTKAADKFVLREDPPNENCNNNSLGSAPPPKVPAPPPPPSVAPSMGPAHWMVPTVSGSLAPQQPHPSPKPKALAKHKAAGRPVQSALVSELRQKFEKKNVHSEAYF, from the exons ATGGTGCGTGTCCCTGACAAGCCGAGCCCAGCCGGAGCCCACGGGAGGAGGTGGCCGTGGGCCCCGGTGGGCGCGCTGGGCTCTGGGACGGGAGCCCTCGCCTGCCCGCGCGTGGGCCAGACGCGCGACCACGCCGGTGCCGAGCTGTCCCTGCGCGTGTTCGGGTGTCCTCTGTTCTGTGTTCTCTTCCTAGCCCAGGCCAACTTCGCCCCCTACTTTTTCGACAACGGGGTGGGCAGCACCAACGGAAACATGGCCCTCTTCAGCCTCCCGGAGGACACTCCTGTGG GCTCTCATGTGTACACCCTGAATGGAACAGACCCCGAGGGAGACCCCGTCTCCTACCACATCAGCTTTGACCCCAGCGCTAGAAGTGTCTTTTCGGTTGACCCCAATTTTGGAAACATAACCCTGATTGAAGAGCTGGACAGAGAG AGGGAGGACGAGATTGAAGCTATTGTCAGCATTTCTGACGGCCTGAATCTG GTGGCGGAAAAAGTCACTATCCTGGTGACTGATGCCAATGACGAGGCACCCAGGTTCATCCAGGAGCCCTACATTGTCCAGGTTCCCGAG GACACACCTGCCGGGAGCAGTATCGCCAAGGTCCGTGCAGTGGACAGGGACACAGGTTCTGGAGGAAGTGTCACCTACTTCCTGAAG AATCCACACTCCACCAAGTTTTCTGTGGACCGCCACAGTGGTGTACTGCGCCTCCAGGCTGGGGCCACCCTGGACTACGAGAAGGCCTCGGCCCACTTCATTGCTGTGGTTGCCAAG GATGGCGGAGGGAGGCTGCGAGGGGCCAGCGTGGTGCTCTCGGCCACCACCACGGTCACAGTCAATGTGGAGGACGTGCAGGACATGGCCCCTGTCTTCGTGGGCACGCCCTACTACGGCTATGTGTACCAGGACACCCTTCCG ATGCTGGCAGCTGAGTGGTGCAGAAGGGCACagaatgagggagagagaaaggccGGGCTGCTCACATGGGGGCTGCAG GGCTCAGAGGTCCTGACCGTCGTCGCCATGGATGGAGATCGCGGCAAACCCAACCGTGTTCTCTACAGCCTCGTGAACG GCAGTGATGGAGCCTTTGAAATTAATGAGACGTCTGGAGCAATCTCCATCACCCAGAGCCCTGCCCAGCTCCGGAGAGCGGTGTATGAGCTGCATGTACAG gtgGCTGAGGTCAGCTCTGCAGGGACCCCAGCTGCCCAGGCCATGGCCCCTGTCACCATCCGGATCGTGGACCTCAACAACCATCCACCGACATTCTATGGAGAGAGTGGACCCCAGAACAGATTTGAGCTGTCCATGTATGAGCACCCGCCCCAGGGGGAGATCCTGCGGGGCCTCAAGATCACTGTCAATGACTCAGACCAG GGAGCCAATGCCAAATTCAACCTGCGGCTGGTGGGACCCGGGGGCATCTTCCGAGTGGTCCCCCAGACGGTCCTGAATGAAGCCCAAGTGACGATCGTTGTAGAGAACTCAGCCACCATTGACTTTGAAAAGTTCAAAGTGTTAACCTTCAAG ctcctggccatCGAAGTGAACACCCCAGAGAAGTTCAGCTCCACAGCGGACATCGTGATCCAGCTCCTGGACACCAATGACAATGTCCCCAAGTTCACCTCCCACTACTACATTGCCAGGATCCCCGAGAATGCCCCAGGGGGCTCCAACGTGTTGGCTGTCACA GCCGTCGATCCAGACACAGGTCCCTGGGGTGAAGTCAAATACTCCATCTATGGATCCGGGGCAGACCT CTTCCTGATCCACCCATCCTCTGGGATCATCTACACCCAGCCCTGGGCCAGCCTGGACGCCGAGGACACTGCCAGGTACAACTTCTACGTGAAGGCAGAGGACATGGAGGGCAGGTACAGCCTAGCCGAGGTGTTCGTCACGCTGCTGGATGTCAATGACCACTACCCCCAGTTTGGAAAGCGCGTCCAGGAGAAGACAATGGTGCTGGGGACCCCAGTCAAAATTGAG GCCACAGACCAGGACGCAGAGGAGCCCAACAACCTGGTGGACTATTCCATCACCCACGCAGAGCCAGCCAACGTGTTCGACATCGATACACACACGGGGGAGATCCGGCTCAAGAACTCCATCCGCTCCCTGGATGCCCTGCACAACATCACACCCAGCGGGGACCACACGTGGTCACTAGAGGTGCAGGCCAAGGACCGCGGCTCCCCATCCTTCAGCACCACGGCCTTGCTCAAGATTGACATCATAGACACTGAG ATGCTGTCCCGAAACCCCATGGCTGCCTTCCTGATGCAGACCAAAGACAACCCCATGAAGGCCGTGGGTGTGCTGGCCGGCATCATGGCCATTATTGTGGCCATAACCGTCCTCATCTCCACCGCCACCTTCTGGCGCAACAAGAAGTCCAACAAGGTCCTGCCGGTGCGGCGTGTGCTCCGCAAGCGGCCCAGCCCTGCACCCCGCACCTCCGGCATCAAGTGGCTCAAGTTCAGAAGGACCAAGGCCGCTGACAAGTTTGTGCTCAGAGAGGATCCTCCCAATGAGAACTGCAACAACAACAGCCTGGGAAGTGCACCGCCCCCCAAAGTCCCCgctccccctccaccacccagcGTGGCACCCAGCATGGGACCAGCCCATTGGATGGTGCCTACAGTCTCTGGCTCACTCGCCCCTCAGCAACCCCATCCATCACCAAAACCCAAGGCCTTGGCAAAACACAAGGCTGCGGGAAGACCCGTCCAGTCAGCTCTGGTCTCTGAGCTCAGGCAAAAGTTTGAGAAGAAGAATGTGCATAGCGAGGCTTACTTCTAG
- the CDHR1 gene encoding cadherin-related family member 1 isoform X2, with translation MVRVPDKPSPAGAHGRRWPWAPVGALGSGTGALACPRVGQTRDHAGAELSLRVFGCPLFCVLFLAQANFAPYFFDNGVGSTNGNMALFSLPEDTPVGSHVYTLNGTDPEGDPVSYHISFDPSARSVFSVDPNFGNITLIEELDREGSLEMPGPPLMHPASRGPYGASDSWTLRPCASQREDEIEAIVSISDGLNLVAEKVTILVTDANDEAPRFIQEPYIVQVPEDTPAGSSIAKVRAVDRDTGSGGSVTYFLKNPHSTKFSVDRHSGVLRLQAGATLDYEKASAHFIAVVAKDGGGRLRGASVVLSATTTVTVNVEDVQDMAPVFVGTPYYGYVYQDTLPGSEVLTVVAMDGDRGKPNRVLYSLVNGSDGAFEINETSGAISITQSPAQLRRAVYELHVQVAEVSSAGTPAAQAMAPVTIRIVDLNNHPPTFYGESGPQNRFELSMYEHPPQGEILRGLKITVNDSDQGANAKFNLRLVGPGGIFRVVPQTVLNEAQVTIVVENSATIDFEKFKVLTFKLLAIEVNTPEKFSSTADIVIQLLDTNDNVPKFTSHYYIARIPENAPGGSNVLAVTAVDPDTGPWGEVKYSIYGSGADLFLIHPSSGIIYTQPWASLDAEDTARYNFYVKAEDMEGRYSLAEVFVTLLDVNDHYPQFGKRVQEKTMVLGTPVKIEATDQDAEEPNNLVDYSITHAEPANVFDIDTHTGEIRLKNSIRSLDALHNITPSGDHTWSLEVQAKDRGSPSFSTTALLKIDIIDTEMLSRNPMAAFLMQTKDNPMKAVGVLAGIMAIIVAITVLISTATFWRNKKSNKVLPVRRVLRKRPSPAPRTSGIKWLKFRRTKAADKFVLREDPPNENCNNNSLGSAPPPKVPAPPPPPSVAPSMGPAHWMVPTVSGSLAPQQPHPSPKPKALAKHKAAGRPVQSALVSELRQKFEKKNVHSEAYF, from the exons ATGGTGCGTGTCCCTGACAAGCCGAGCCCAGCCGGAGCCCACGGGAGGAGGTGGCCGTGGGCCCCGGTGGGCGCGCTGGGCTCTGGGACGGGAGCCCTCGCCTGCCCGCGCGTGGGCCAGACGCGCGACCACGCCGGTGCCGAGCTGTCCCTGCGCGTGTTCGGGTGTCCTCTGTTCTGTGTTCTCTTCCTAGCCCAGGCCAACTTCGCCCCCTACTTTTTCGACAACGGGGTGGGCAGCACCAACGGAAACATGGCCCTCTTCAGCCTCCCGGAGGACACTCCTGTGG GCTCTCATGTGTACACCCTGAATGGAACAGACCCCGAGGGAGACCCCGTCTCCTACCACATCAGCTTTGACCCCAGCGCTAGAAGTGTCTTTTCGGTTGACCCCAATTTTGGAAACATAACCCTGATTGAAGAGCTGGACAGAGAG GGCTCCCTTGAAATGCCCGGGCCTCCTCTGATGCACCCAGCCTCCAGGGGTCCCTATGGTGCCTCAGACTCCTGGACACTTCGTCCTTGTGCTTCACAGAGGGAGGACGAGATTGAAGCTATTGTCAGCATTTCTGACGGCCTGAATCTG GTGGCGGAAAAAGTCACTATCCTGGTGACTGATGCCAATGACGAGGCACCCAGGTTCATCCAGGAGCCCTACATTGTCCAGGTTCCCGAG GACACACCTGCCGGGAGCAGTATCGCCAAGGTCCGTGCAGTGGACAGGGACACAGGTTCTGGAGGAAGTGTCACCTACTTCCTGAAG AATCCACACTCCACCAAGTTTTCTGTGGACCGCCACAGTGGTGTACTGCGCCTCCAGGCTGGGGCCACCCTGGACTACGAGAAGGCCTCGGCCCACTTCATTGCTGTGGTTGCCAAG GATGGCGGAGGGAGGCTGCGAGGGGCCAGCGTGGTGCTCTCGGCCACCACCACGGTCACAGTCAATGTGGAGGACGTGCAGGACATGGCCCCTGTCTTCGTGGGCACGCCCTACTACGGCTATGTGTACCAGGACACCCTTCCG GGCTCAGAGGTCCTGACCGTCGTCGCCATGGATGGAGATCGCGGCAAACCCAACCGTGTTCTCTACAGCCTCGTGAACG GCAGTGATGGAGCCTTTGAAATTAATGAGACGTCTGGAGCAATCTCCATCACCCAGAGCCCTGCCCAGCTCCGGAGAGCGGTGTATGAGCTGCATGTACAG gtgGCTGAGGTCAGCTCTGCAGGGACCCCAGCTGCCCAGGCCATGGCCCCTGTCACCATCCGGATCGTGGACCTCAACAACCATCCACCGACATTCTATGGAGAGAGTGGACCCCAGAACAGATTTGAGCTGTCCATGTATGAGCACCCGCCCCAGGGGGAGATCCTGCGGGGCCTCAAGATCACTGTCAATGACTCAGACCAG GGAGCCAATGCCAAATTCAACCTGCGGCTGGTGGGACCCGGGGGCATCTTCCGAGTGGTCCCCCAGACGGTCCTGAATGAAGCCCAAGTGACGATCGTTGTAGAGAACTCAGCCACCATTGACTTTGAAAAGTTCAAAGTGTTAACCTTCAAG ctcctggccatCGAAGTGAACACCCCAGAGAAGTTCAGCTCCACAGCGGACATCGTGATCCAGCTCCTGGACACCAATGACAATGTCCCCAAGTTCACCTCCCACTACTACATTGCCAGGATCCCCGAGAATGCCCCAGGGGGCTCCAACGTGTTGGCTGTCACA GCCGTCGATCCAGACACAGGTCCCTGGGGTGAAGTCAAATACTCCATCTATGGATCCGGGGCAGACCT CTTCCTGATCCACCCATCCTCTGGGATCATCTACACCCAGCCCTGGGCCAGCCTGGACGCCGAGGACACTGCCAGGTACAACTTCTACGTGAAGGCAGAGGACATGGAGGGCAGGTACAGCCTAGCCGAGGTGTTCGTCACGCTGCTGGATGTCAATGACCACTACCCCCAGTTTGGAAAGCGCGTCCAGGAGAAGACAATGGTGCTGGGGACCCCAGTCAAAATTGAG GCCACAGACCAGGACGCAGAGGAGCCCAACAACCTGGTGGACTATTCCATCACCCACGCAGAGCCAGCCAACGTGTTCGACATCGATACACACACGGGGGAGATCCGGCTCAAGAACTCCATCCGCTCCCTGGATGCCCTGCACAACATCACACCCAGCGGGGACCACACGTGGTCACTAGAGGTGCAGGCCAAGGACCGCGGCTCCCCATCCTTCAGCACCACGGCCTTGCTCAAGATTGACATCATAGACACTGAG ATGCTGTCCCGAAACCCCATGGCTGCCTTCCTGATGCAGACCAAAGACAACCCCATGAAGGCCGTGGGTGTGCTGGCCGGCATCATGGCCATTATTGTGGCCATAACCGTCCTCATCTCCACCGCCACCTTCTGGCGCAACAAGAAGTCCAACAAGGTCCTGCCGGTGCGGCGTGTGCTCCGCAAGCGGCCCAGCCCTGCACCCCGCACCTCCGGCATCAAGTGGCTCAAGTTCAGAAGGACCAAGGCCGCTGACAAGTTTGTGCTCAGAGAGGATCCTCCCAATGAGAACTGCAACAACAACAGCCTGGGAAGTGCACCGCCCCCCAAAGTCCCCgctccccctccaccacccagcGTGGCACCCAGCATGGGACCAGCCCATTGGATGGTGCCTACAGTCTCTGGCTCACTCGCCCCTCAGCAACCCCATCCATCACCAAAACCCAAGGCCTTGGCAAAACACAAGGCTGCGGGAAGACCCGTCCAGTCAGCTCTGGTCTCTGAGCTCAGGCAAAAGTTTGAGAAGAAGAATGTGCATAGCGAGGCTTACTTCTAG